From a region of the Paenibacillus lutimineralis genome:
- a CDS encoding YeeE/YedE thiosulfate transporter family protein, which produces MNAFWLKISSNRFYKKLLKEPFTYVTGAVLLGVFATAHLAVFSKGWGVTSAFADWGAWLYQLVGGNVDNWAYFSSEKAQKTLSSGFMNDGGSIRNLGIILGALLATLFASEFKLKKIRSMKQVFAAILGGLLMGYGARLANGCNIGALFTSISSLSLSGWIFWVFLFIGALIGGKLLAKFFM; this is translated from the coding sequence GTGAATGCATTTTGGTTGAAAATATCATCTAACCGCTTCTATAAGAAGTTATTGAAGGAGCCGTTTACATACGTCACCGGAGCTGTGCTGCTCGGCGTGTTCGCTACTGCTCACCTCGCCGTGTTTTCTAAAGGCTGGGGTGTCACGAGTGCATTTGCGGATTGGGGAGCCTGGCTGTATCAGCTCGTGGGAGGCAATGTCGATAACTGGGCGTATTTCAGCTCGGAGAAGGCACAGAAGACGCTGTCTAGCGGATTTATGAACGATGGCGGGTCGATCCGCAACTTAGGGATCATTCTCGGGGCGCTATTGGCTACGTTGTTCGCTTCCGAATTCAAACTAAAGAAGATCCGCTCGATGAAGCAGGTATTCGCTGCTATTCTTGGTGGCTTGTTGATGGGTTATGGGGCAAGACTTGCGAACGGCTGTAATATCGGGGCATTATTTACTTCGATTTCCTCGCTCTCGCTGTCCGGCTGGATTTTCTGGGTGTTCTTGTTCATAGGTGCGCTTATCGGTGGTAAATTATTGGCTAAATTTTTCATGTAA
- a CDS encoding cellulase family glycosylhydrolase, whose amino-acid sequence MYADNGEVIGYLRADGQRLVNGQGEEILLRGVGLGNWLLPEGYMWKFPPDNADRPRRIEKLIRDLIGEEEAASFWTEFRQHYITEQDVARMAEEGLNSVRLPINARFLLEEGEPVRFKESSIRLIDQFIEWCKQYKLYVILDLHGAPGGQTGTNIDDCENDQPELFIHESYRRQTVQLWRELADRYKDEWVVGGYDLLNEPLPNFFNQYNDMLIPLYQEITAAIREVDQKHLIILEGAHWATDWSVFTEMFDRNILLQFHKYWSSIDTESIAPYLDKRREFNVPIYMGEGGENTLSWYTGAFGLYEDHQISWNFWTWKKLDTFNSPCSINKPQDWELILDYLRGGEKPDREQARIILREYLDNIRFDHCRYQPQVLGAVQRKLPLRIPAEYYGNQGEGTSYTASQLKRPNENPFRSNDKIPISFIQKREGTPNFHLKPEEEWKDEERLCIELIAGASVSYSLHCDRPGEYALFIRTAIPEGAASLDLQINQESAISLSFAPSGWKVHSLEQIIHVTEGDLTLKLSASHGTIQIDWIEFSMK is encoded by the coding sequence ATGTATGCTGATAACGGAGAAGTTATTGGATATCTACGAGCCGATGGTCAGCGTCTGGTCAATGGACAAGGCGAGGAAATTCTGCTTCGTGGCGTAGGACTCGGCAATTGGCTGCTGCCAGAGGGATATATGTGGAAGTTCCCGCCGGACAATGCGGATCGGCCAAGACGGATCGAGAAATTGATCCGTGATCTGATCGGTGAAGAGGAGGCTGCCAGCTTCTGGACGGAGTTTCGACAGCATTATATTACGGAGCAAGATGTAGCCCGTATGGCTGAGGAAGGGCTTAATTCTGTCCGGCTGCCTATCAATGCTCGCTTCCTGCTTGAAGAGGGCGAACCGGTTCGCTTTAAAGAGAGCTCGATTAGGCTCATCGACCAATTTATAGAATGGTGCAAGCAGTATAAGCTTTACGTCATTTTAGATCTGCACGGAGCCCCTGGTGGACAGACAGGTACGAATATCGATGACTGTGAGAACGACCAGCCGGAACTGTTCATTCATGAGTCTTACCGCAGACAGACCGTTCAACTTTGGAGAGAATTGGCCGACCGTTACAAGGATGAGTGGGTCGTAGGCGGTTATGATCTGCTGAATGAGCCTTTGCCGAACTTTTTCAATCAATATAACGATATGCTCATACCGCTCTATCAAGAAATTACCGCAGCGATCCGTGAAGTCGATCAGAAGCACCTCATTATTCTGGAAGGGGCACATTGGGCCACAGATTGGTCTGTATTTACAGAAATGTTCGATCGCAATATTCTGCTGCAATTCCATAAATATTGGAGCAGCATCGATACAGAGAGTATTGCGCCTTATCTGGATAAACGCCGTGAGTTCAACGTGCCGATCTATATGGGTGAAGGCGGAGAAAATACGTTAAGCTGGTATACTGGCGCGTTCGGATTGTATGAGGATCACCAGATTTCATGGAACTTCTGGACATGGAAGAAGCTCGATACCTTTAACTCGCCTTGCTCAATCAATAAACCGCAGGACTGGGAGCTGATCCTCGACTACTTGCGTGGAGGGGAAAAACCGGACCGAGAACAGGCTAGGATAATCCTTCGTGAATATCTCGACAACATCCGTTTCGATCACTGCCGATATCAGCCGCAGGTTCTTGGTGCGGTACAGCGCAAGCTGCCGCTGCGAATTCCTGCCGAATATTACGGTAACCAAGGTGAAGGCACCAGCTATACGGCTTCGCAGCTTAAGCGGCCGAATGAGAATCCATTCCGATCTAACGACAAGATCCCTATTTCCTTCATTCAAAAAAGAGAAGGTACGCCGAATTTCCATTTGAAGCCGGAGGAGGAATGGAAGGATGAAGAGCGTTTATGTATCGAGTTGATAGCTGGAGCCTCAGTGAGCTATTCGCTGCACTGTGATCGCCCCGGCGAATATGCCCTCTTCATTCGGACCGCAATCCCGGAAGGAGCCGCTTCTTTGGACTTGCAGATTAATCAGGAGTCTGCCATCTCCCTGTCATTTGCCCCATCAGGCTGGAAAGTCCATTCTTTGGAACAAATAATTCACGTTACAGAAGGCGATCTCACGCTTAAGCTGTCCGCCTCTCATGGAACGATTCAGATCGACTGGATCGAATTCAGCATGAAATAA
- a CDS encoding sulfurtransferase TusA family protein: MVEIDCLGEICPVPVMMLKKHQQAIRSGEKVLLVTDHSCARNSITEYCDKANLRCSIQEVINGVWEISIEASLPD, from the coding sequence ATGGTTGAAATCGATTGTCTGGGAGAAATTTGTCCTGTTCCGGTCATGATGCTGAAGAAGCATCAGCAAGCCATTCGAAGCGGTGAGAAAGTGCTGCTCGTCACGGATCATAGCTGCGCAAGAAATTCGATTACGGAATATTGCGATAAGGCCAATCTGCGCTGCTCCATCCAAGAAGTGATCAATGGCGTATGGGAGATTAGCATCGAAGCGAGCCTGCCAGATTGA
- a CDS encoding YeeE/YedE thiosulfate transporter family protein, with product MGQNASPATKSARTRAPRKPKKSQLPFALLATALVIGFGFYLHHYNDKMVVYLLFGLAFGVILQRSRFCFTASMRDPWITGSTSVTRAVLIACSIATIGFTAIKYAAFTGGNPIPGMDNVGQISLALIVGAVIFGIGMVIAGGCASGTLMRVGEGFTMQMLALLFFVIGSLWGAHDMGWWRAHVIKDAPSVFLPDVFGWLGALLIQFLIILLLYIASVKWQEKKMGSAE from the coding sequence ATGGGACAAAACGCTAGTCCCGCAACGAAATCCGCTCGTACCCGGGCACCTAGAAAACCTAAGAAGAGCCAGTTGCCCTTCGCTTTGTTAGCTACGGCTCTCGTCATTGGATTTGGATTTTACCTGCATCATTACAATGACAAGATGGTTGTCTATCTGCTATTTGGGCTTGCATTTGGCGTGATTTTGCAAAGATCAAGATTCTGCTTCACCGCTTCAATGAGAGATCCTTGGATTACGGGGAGTACTTCAGTGACAAGAGCTGTATTAATCGCCTGCTCCATTGCTACTATCGGCTTCACGGCGATCAAGTACGCAGCATTCACAGGAGGAAATCCGATCCCCGGCATGGATAATGTCGGTCAGATCAGTCTGGCTCTGATTGTTGGTGCGGTCATCTTCGGAATCGGGATGGTCATTGCCGGCGGCTGTGCTTCTGGTACGTTGATGCGGGTTGGGGAAGGCTTTACGATGCAAATGCTCGCTTTGCTGTTCTTTGTGATCGGTTCGCTATGGGGAGCACATGATATGGGCTGGTGGCGAGCACATGTCATCAAGGATGCGCCATCCGTATTCCTGCCAGATGTATTTGGCTGGTTAGGTGCTCTACTCATTCAGTTCCTGATCATTCTACTGCTCTATATCGCTTCTGTGAAATGGCAGGAGAAGAAGATGGGCAGTGCGGAATAG
- a CDS encoding sulfurtransferase TusA family protein, with product MAEFTLDCMGEACPVPLMRTEKKMAELKVGDVLVVSIDHSCAMKNVPEWARKQGHNVEIEEIDDGEWEIVIEKAK from the coding sequence ATGGCAGAATTTACTTTGGATTGTATGGGAGAAGCTTGTCCGGTTCCTTTGATGAGAACAGAGAAGAAGATGGCAGAATTGAAGGTTGGAGATGTCCTGGTCGTATCCATTGACCATAGCTGCGCAATGAAGAATGTACCAGAGTGGGCCAGAAAGCAGGGGCACAATGTTGAGATCGAGGAAATCGATGACGGAGAATGGGAAATCGTTATTGAGAAGGCCAAATAG
- a CDS encoding DUF2759 family protein yields the protein MLLAAAGETTTTFNGFDIFMILFTLIILFGVIRLLRERPKKNLFAIGFGIVSLLVFLASDAIMIKAWFS from the coding sequence ATGTTACTCGCAGCTGCGGGGGAGACGACAACGACCTTTAACGGTTTTGATATTTTTATGATATTGTTCACGCTGATTATTCTATTCGGGGTAATCCGGTTGCTCCGGGAACGTCCGAAGAAGAACTTATTTGCCATAGGCTTTGGGATTGTCAGCTTACTCGTCTTTTTAGCATCCGATGCAATTATGATCAAGGCTTGGTTCAGTTAA
- a CDS encoding U32 family peptidase codes for MSKIAITRQDVELLAPAGDWDCMRSAVANGADAIFFGVEKFNARARANNFRMDELPEIMAFLHSYGVKGFLTFNILVFENELADAHELIEACINAGVDAVIVQDLGLVKMIRELSPDFPIHGSTQMTITSPEAVEFTKPWGLERVVLGRENNLQQIQKIGEQAKLPMEVFVHGALCVSYSGQCLTSEMWGGRSANRGECAQACRLPYDLIVDGVQKPMGDVAYLLSPKDLAAIDLMPELIEAGVTSFKIEGRLKSPEYVANVVSKYRKAIDRYFDGDSSTPSKEEMRELQQSFSRGFTHGFLEGTNNKKLVDGTFPKSRGVYLGRVEQILRDGVVCRLEAPLKRGDGIVFDAGDPTKKEEGGRVYDLRRKGVKIEGEAGESWIVDIVPGRNDIDLRRVHVGDRIWKTNDPALDKRLRQTFETDKPYRVFPVHVHVIGVAGEPLKTFWTDVQKGTTVQVDSELLLEVAQKRPMDQALLEEQLGRLGGTLFQLEQLETELSGDVILPIRELNSVRRRAVELLAGERPKPPVYERAAGADAASASLGGGARGPAHGEGPHGASAAAAQPQRRAVTRGEAKLTALCRSLPQVQAALEAGVDMIYADFEFIKQFPAAVDAVRAAGKRIALATPRIHMPGENGYHNNILRLQPDAVLVRNTGALYFYLRHRQENPDAFHPQLIGDFSLNIANHKSVELFLEAGCDIVTPSYDLNIQQMVDLLGKSMTDQLEIVIQQHLPMFHTEHCVYCTFLSEGTNYTNCGRPCEEHRASLQDRIGMSHPVRVDEGCRNTVYNAIEQSGAEYLSHFLELGVSRYRVEFLEETPEKVHEVIDLYNRALRGEISGTQVWRTLKATNQLGVTRGQLVK; via the coding sequence ATGAGCAAGATAGCGATCACAAGACAGGATGTAGAGCTGCTGGCACCAGCCGGCGACTGGGATTGCATGCGGTCGGCCGTTGCGAACGGCGCGGATGCGATTTTCTTTGGAGTGGAGAAATTTAATGCTCGTGCGCGGGCGAACAATTTCCGGATGGATGAACTACCGGAGATTATGGCGTTTCTGCATAGCTATGGAGTGAAGGGGTTCTTAACCTTCAATATTTTAGTATTCGAGAATGAGCTAGCAGATGCCCATGAATTGATTGAAGCCTGTATCAACGCTGGGGTTGATGCGGTGATTGTACAAGATTTGGGCTTGGTGAAGATGATCCGCGAGCTGTCGCCGGATTTTCCGATTCATGGGTCTACTCAAATGACGATCACTTCACCGGAAGCGGTAGAGTTCACAAAGCCTTGGGGCCTGGAGCGGGTCGTGCTAGGCCGCGAGAACAATCTGCAGCAAATTCAGAAGATCGGCGAGCAGGCGAAGCTACCGATGGAGGTGTTCGTTCACGGGGCACTATGTGTGTCCTATTCCGGTCAATGTCTGACCTCGGAAATGTGGGGTGGCCGTTCGGCCAACCGTGGCGAATGCGCGCAAGCCTGTCGTTTGCCGTATGATCTGATTGTGGACGGGGTTCAGAAGCCGATGGGAGATGTAGCATACTTGCTCTCTCCTAAAGATTTGGCAGCGATTGATTTGATGCCTGAGCTGATCGAAGCGGGAGTGACTTCCTTTAAAATTGAAGGGCGACTGAAGAGCCCAGAATATGTAGCGAATGTAGTCAGCAAGTACCGGAAAGCGATTGACCGGTATTTTGACGGGGATAGTAGCACTCCATCCAAGGAGGAAATGCGCGAGCTGCAGCAGAGCTTCTCCCGTGGCTTCACCCATGGCTTCCTGGAAGGGACGAACAATAAGAAGCTAGTGGACGGAACCTTTCCGAAGAGTCGTGGTGTGTATCTAGGACGTGTTGAGCAGATTCTACGTGACGGTGTCGTCTGCCGTCTGGAGGCACCTCTGAAGCGCGGCGACGGTATCGTCTTTGACGCTGGTGATCCGACCAAGAAGGAAGAGGGCGGACGTGTCTACGATTTGCGCCGCAAGGGTGTGAAGATCGAAGGGGAAGCCGGTGAGAGCTGGATCGTTGATATTGTGCCGGGACGGAATGATATCGATCTGCGCCGTGTTCATGTCGGGGACCGGATCTGGAAGACAAATGATCCGGCGCTGGACAAGCGGCTGCGGCAGACGTTCGAGACAGACAAGCCTTACCGGGTATTCCCGGTTCATGTCCATGTCATCGGTGTAGCTGGCGAGCCGCTCAAGACCTTCTGGACGGATGTGCAGAAGGGCACGACGGTGCAGGTCGACTCGGAGCTACTGCTCGAGGTCGCACAGAAACGGCCGATGGACCAGGCGCTCCTGGAGGAGCAACTGGGTCGTCTCGGCGGTACGCTGTTCCAGCTCGAGCAGCTGGAGACGGAGCTTAGCGGCGACGTCATCCTGCCGATTCGCGAGCTGAACAGCGTTCGCCGGCGCGCAGTGGAGCTGCTAGCCGGCGAGCGGCCGAAGCCGCCCGTGTATGAACGGGCGGCTGGGGCTGACGCCGCCAGCGCTTCGCTGGGCGGCGGAGCCCGCGGCCCCGCGCACGGCGAGGGGCCGCATGGCGCGAGCGCTGCTGCGGCTCAGCCGCAGCGCCGCGCGGTGACCCGCGGTGAAGCGAAGCTCACCGCGTTGTGCCGCAGCCTGCCGCAGGTGCAGGCTGCGCTCGAGGCCGGTGTGGATATGATCTACGCCGACTTCGAGTTCATCAAGCAGTTCCCGGCAGCGGTGGATGCCGTTCGGGCCGCCGGCAAGCGAATCGCGCTGGCAACGCCGCGCATCCATATGCCGGGCGAGAACGGCTATCATAACAACATCCTGCGTCTGCAGCCAGACGCCGTTCTCGTGCGTAATACCGGTGCGCTTTATTTCTACTTGCGCCACCGGCAGGAAAACCCGGATGCGTTCCACCCGCAGCTGATCGGCGATTTCTCACTGAATATCGCCAATCATAAATCGGTGGAACTGTTCTTGGAAGCGGGCTGCGACATCGTAACGCCGTCCTATGACTTGAACATCCAGCAGATGGTTGATCTGCTCGGCAAGAGCATGACCGATCAACTAGAGATCGTGATCCAACAACATCTACCGATGTTCCATACGGAGCATTGCGTATACTGTACCTTCCTGAGCGAAGGTACCAATTACACGAACTGCGGGCGTCCGTGCGAAGAGCATCGCGCCTCATTGCAGGACCGGATCGGCATGTCCCACCCGGTTCGCGTGGATGAAGGCTGCCGTAATACAGTCTATAACGCTATTGAACAATCCGGTGCGGAGTATTTGAGCCACTTCCTTGAGTTGGGCGTGTCCAGATATCGTGTAGAATTCCTGGAGGAGACGCCGGAGAAAGTCCATGAAGTTATCGATTTGTACAACCGTGCGCTTCGCGGAGAGATCAGCGGTACCCAAGTCTGGCGTACGCTGAAGGCGACGAACCAGCTTGGCGTCACTCGTGGCCAGTTAGTAAAATAA
- a CDS encoding LysR family transcriptional regulator — MNLETLKLFLDISMLKSISKAAQKSHITQSALSQQLKSWETSLGTELLQRSNKGAKLTEAGVIARKYANQICKLYEDMVTEIEQLQPAECQLSIYAIPEVCNYALPCTLFEVKRHFPHCRISLNEALSSQIEEHILLEEGDIGFISGPSSNPGISSNQVFSDQVILVTSSSRPSPDEIVIEELHRYPLIWSTQLCCVQRTLARTLMDDHAKLNILYNLDSIEAVKLAAIKGHGAAFLPYMSIKKELYSKQLKAIHIRDFQVHNEVHMIKKNDQKANRDTKQLIQYIERTLIDTLC; from the coding sequence ATGAATTTGGAAACGCTTAAGTTATTTCTTGATATTTCCATGCTCAAGAGCATCTCCAAAGCAGCGCAAAAGTCTCATATAACTCAATCCGCGCTCAGTCAACAATTAAAGTCCTGGGAGACTTCACTTGGGACAGAGCTGCTGCAAAGGAGCAATAAAGGCGCAAAACTCACGGAGGCAGGGGTGATTGCCAGGAAATATGCCAATCAAATCTGCAAGCTGTATGAGGATATGGTTACAGAGATCGAGCAATTGCAGCCTGCCGAGTGCCAACTATCGATCTATGCCATTCCTGAGGTGTGCAATTATGCTCTGCCCTGTACTTTATTCGAGGTGAAGAGGCATTTTCCTCATTGCCGTATTTCATTAAATGAAGCACTCAGCTCGCAAATTGAGGAGCATATTCTGCTTGAGGAAGGGGATATTGGATTCATCTCTGGCCCATCCTCCAATCCAGGGATTAGCTCCAATCAGGTATTCTCCGATCAGGTTATCCTCGTAACCAGCAGTTCCAGACCGAGCCCCGATGAGATTGTGATCGAAGAGTTGCATCGTTATCCCTTGATCTGGTCGACACAGCTCTGCTGCGTCCAGCGCACATTGGCCCGGACATTGATGGATGATCATGCGAAGTTGAACATTCTCTACAATCTTGACTCGATTGAAGCCGTGAAGCTGGCGGCAATCAAAGGTCATGGTGCAGCATTTCTGCCGTATATGTCCATAAAAAAAGAGCTCTACAGTAAGCAGCTCAAAGCGATCCATATTCGCGATTTTCAGGTACATAATGAGGTTCATATGATTAAGAAGAATGATCAAAAAGCGAATCGCGATACGAAGCAGTTGATCCAGTATATTGAACGGACTTTGATTGATACATTGTGTTAA
- the uvrA gene encoding excinuclease ABC subunit UvrA — MASENIVIKGARAHNLKNIDITIPRDRFVVLTGLSGSGKSSLAFDTIYAEGQRRYVESLSAYARQFLGQMEKPDVDSIEGLSPAISIDQKTTSRNPRSTVGTVTEIYDYMRLLFARVGHPHCPEHGIEITSQTVEQMVDRIMQYPERTRLQILAPVVSGKKGEHKSLFSEISKQGFVRVRVDGEQRDLSETIELEKNKKHSIEVIVDRVVVKEDVRSRLADSIETALKMSGGQILIDIIGQEELRFSSNFACPICGFSMEELSPRMFSFNSPFGACPECDGLGVKMIIDPDLLVPDRSKSIEDGAFEAWAGGTSNYYPQFLRSVCEHFKIPQDVPVSELTKDQMDKLLYGTGDIKVRFRYENDFGMSKDAMVTFEGIIPNLERRYRDTASEGIREFIEAFMGSKPCGTCKGHRLKKESLAVTINDQNMAYVTSLSIGEARKFFDGLQLSEKEKTIAHLILKEINSRLGFLVNVGLDYLTMSRAAGTLSGGEAQRIRLATQIGSSLMGVLYILDEPSIGLHQRDNDRLISTLAHMRDIGNTLIVVEHDEDTMLAADYIIDIGPGAGIHGGQVISQGTPTEVMADPKSLTGQYLSGKKFIAVPAERRKPNGRWLEVKGAKENNLKNINVKFPIGVFTAVTGVSGSGKSTLVNEILYKTLARDLNRARVRPGEYREMKGLEHIDKVVDIDQSPIGRTPRSNPATYTGVFDDIRDLYAQTNEAKIRGYKKGRFSFNIKGGRCEACRGDGIIKIEMHFLPDVYVPCEICKGKRYNRETLEVKYKNKSIAEVLEMTVEDATEFFQNIPKIHRKLQTLMDVGLGYINLGQPATTLSGGEAQRVKLASELYRRSTGRTIYILDEPTTGLHVDDIDRLLKVLHRLVDSGETVLVIEHNLDVIKTADYLIDLGPEGGSGGGTIIATGTPEDIVKTEESYTGRYLGPVLQRDTERTKELIAATIE, encoded by the coding sequence TTGGCTAGTGAGAATATCGTAATCAAGGGCGCACGCGCGCACAATTTGAAAAATATCGACATTACGATCCCACGCGATCGCTTTGTCGTGCTGACCGGGCTTAGCGGCTCCGGCAAATCTTCACTGGCATTCGATACGATTTATGCCGAGGGTCAGCGCAGATATGTCGAATCGCTATCGGCCTACGCTCGGCAATTTCTCGGGCAAATGGAGAAGCCGGATGTAGATTCCATCGAGGGGCTGTCGCCTGCGATTTCCATCGATCAGAAGACAACCAGCCGCAACCCACGTTCTACTGTGGGAACCGTCACTGAGATTTATGATTATATGCGTCTGTTGTTTGCCCGTGTCGGGCATCCGCATTGTCCGGAGCATGGCATCGAAATTACGTCACAGACAGTCGAACAAATGGTTGACCGGATCATGCAGTATCCAGAGCGGACGAGACTGCAAATTCTGGCTCCAGTTGTGTCAGGCAAGAAGGGTGAGCATAAGAGTCTGTTCAGCGAAATCTCCAAACAGGGCTTCGTTCGTGTACGCGTGGACGGAGAGCAGCGTGATCTATCTGAGACGATAGAACTGGAGAAGAACAAGAAGCACTCTATTGAGGTAATTGTGGACCGGGTCGTCGTTAAGGAGGATGTTCGGAGCCGGCTAGCCGACTCGATCGAGACGGCGCTCAAAATGTCAGGTGGCCAAATCCTTATTGATATTATCGGTCAGGAGGAGCTGCGCTTCAGCTCTAACTTCGCCTGCCCAATTTGCGGCTTCAGCATGGAAGAGCTGTCGCCACGGATGTTCTCTTTCAATAGCCCGTTTGGTGCTTGTCCAGAGTGTGACGGCCTCGGGGTAAAGATGATTATCGACCCGGATTTACTAGTGCCTGATCGTTCCAAGAGCATTGAAGACGGTGCCTTTGAAGCTTGGGCGGGTGGAACTTCGAACTATTACCCGCAGTTTCTGCGTTCGGTATGTGAACATTTCAAAATTCCACAGGATGTGCCCGTATCGGAGCTAACGAAGGATCAGATGGACAAGCTGCTCTATGGTACTGGTGACATTAAAGTCCGCTTCCGTTATGAGAATGATTTCGGCATGAGCAAGGATGCGATGGTTACCTTCGAAGGAATCATTCCGAATCTCGAGCGCCGTTATCGTGATACAGCCTCGGAGGGGATTCGTGAATTTATTGAAGCTTTCATGGGTTCGAAGCCATGTGGAACCTGTAAGGGACATCGCTTGAAGAAGGAAAGTCTGGCCGTAACGATTAATGATCAGAATATGGCCTATGTAACCTCGCTATCGATCGGGGAAGCACGAAAGTTCTTCGATGGCTTGCAATTAAGCGAGAAGGAGAAGACCATTGCCCACCTGATTCTGAAAGAGATTAACAGCCGTCTTGGCTTCCTGGTGAATGTGGGGTTGGATTATCTGACGATGAGCCGCGCCGCAGGTACGCTATCTGGTGGAGAAGCACAGCGGATCAGGCTGGCCACACAGATTGGTTCCAGTCTGATGGGCGTGCTCTATATCCTTGATGAACCGAGTATCGGTCTGCATCAGCGGGATAATGACCGGCTGATCTCAACACTGGCCCATATGCGTGATATCGGAAATACGCTGATTGTTGTCGAGCATGATGAAGACACCATGCTGGCGGCTGACTATATTATCGATATTGGACCCGGAGCCGGTATTCATGGCGGACAGGTCATCTCTCAAGGAACGCCTACGGAAGTGATGGCTGATCCAAAATCGCTGACCGGACAGTATTTGAGCGGCAAGAAGTTCATTGCGGTTCCGGCTGAACGCCGCAAGCCGAATGGACGCTGGCTCGAAGTGAAGGGTGCGAAGGAGAACAATCTGAAGAATATTAATGTCAAGTTCCCGATTGGCGTCTTTACCGCGGTTACTGGAGTGTCTGGATCAGGGAAGTCAACCTTGGTGAATGAGATCCTGTACAAGACATTAGCCCGCGATTTGAATAGGGCAAGGGTTAGACCAGGGGAATATCGCGAGATGAAAGGCTTGGAGCATATCGACAAAGTCGTTGATATCGATCAGTCGCCGATCGGACGTACACCGCGTTCCAACCCGGCAACCTACACAGGAGTATTTGACGATATTCGCGACCTGTATGCACAGACGAATGAAGCGAAGATCCGCGGCTATAAGAAGGGGCGGTTCAGCTTCAATATTAAGGGCGGACGTTGTGAGGCTTGCCGCGGAGACGGAATTATCAAGATTGAAATGCACTTCCTGCCAGATGTCTACGTGCCTTGTGAAATCTGCAAAGGCAAGCGATACAATCGGGAGACACTGGAAGTTAAATATAAGAACAAGAGTATTGCCGAAGTGTTGGAGATGACGGTGGAGGATGCGACGGAATTCTTCCAGAACATTCCGAAGATTCACCGCAAGCTGCAAACCTTGATGGATGTAGGGCTTGGCTATATTAATCTGGGCCAACCAGCGACAACTCTATCCGGTGGTGAGGCGCAGCGCGTGAAGTTGGCTTCCGAGCTATACCGGCGCAGTACAGGCAGAACGATCTATATCCTCGATGAGCCGACGACGGGTCTGCACGTTGATGATATCGATCGACTGCTTAAGGTACTGCATCGTCTGGTCGATTCGGGAGAGACGGTTCTGGTCATTGAGCATAATCTTGATGTCATCAAGACTGCCGATTATTTAATCGACCTCGGTCCAGAGGGTGGCAGCGGTGGTGGAACGATCATTGCTACTGGCACACCGGAGGACATCGTTAAGACAGAAGAGTCTTATACAGGTCGTTATCTGGGACCTGTTCTTCAGCGTGATACCGAACGGACCAAGGAATTGATCGCAGCTACGATAGAATAG